The proteins below are encoded in one region of Pan paniscus chromosome 4, NHGRI_mPanPan1-v2.0_pri, whole genome shotgun sequence:
- the SQSTM1 gene encoding sequestosome-1 isoform X3 — protein sequence MAMSYVKDDIFRIYIKEKKECRRDHRPPCAQEAPRNMVHPNVICDGCNGPVVGTRYKCSVCPDYDLCSVCEGKGLHRGHTKLAFPSPFGHLSEGFSHSRWLRKVKHGHFGWPGWEMGPPGNWSPRPPRAGEARPGPTAESVKASGPSEDPSVNFLKNVGESVAAALSPLGIEVDIDVEHGGKRSRLTPVSPESSSTEEKSSSQPSSCCSDPSKPGGNVEGATQSLAEQMRKIALESEGRPEEQMESDNCSGGDDDWTHLSSKEVDPSTGELQSLQMPESEGPSSLDPSQEGPTGLKEAALYPHLPPEADPRLIESLSQMLSMGFSDEGGWLTRLLQTKNYDIGAALDTIQYSKHPPPL from the exons ATGGCCATGTCCTACGTGAAGGATGACATCTTCCGAATCTACATTAAAG agaaaaaagagtgcCGGCGGGACCACCGCCCACCGTGTGCTCAGGAGGCGCCCCGCAACATGGTGCACCCCAATGTGATCTGTGATGGCTGCAATGGGCCTGTGGTGGGAACCCGCTACAAGTGCAGCGTCTGCCCAGACTACGACTTGTGTAGCGTCTGCGAGGGAAAGGGCTTGCACCGGGGGCACACCAAGCTCGCGTTCCCCAGCCCCTTCGGGCACCTGTCTGAG GGCTTCTCGCACAGCCGCTGGCTCCGGAAGGTGAAACACGGACACTTCGGGTGGCCAGGATGGGAAATGGGTCCACCAGGAAACTGGAGCCCACGTCCTCCTCGTGCAGGGGAGGCCCGCCCTGGCCCCACGGCGGAATCAG TCAAAGCTTCTGGTCCATCGGAGGATCCCAGTGTGAATTTCCTGAAGAACGTTGGGGAGAGTGTGGCAGCTGCCCTTAGCCCTCTGG GCATTGAAGTTGATATCGATGTGGAGCACGGAGGGAAAAGAAGCCGCCTGACCCCCGTCTCTCCAGAGAGTTCCAGCACAGAGGAGAAGAGCAGCTCACAGCCAAGCAGCTGCTGCTCTGACCCCAGCAAGCCGGGTGGGAATGTTGAGGGCGCCACGCAGTCTCTGGCGGAGCAGATGAGAAAGATCGCCTTGGAGTCCGAGGGGCGCCCTGAG GAACAGATGGAGTCGGATAACTGTTCAGGAGGAGATGATGACTGGACCCATCTGTCTTCAAAAGAAGTGGACCCGTCTACAGGTGAACTCCAGTCCCTACAGATGCCAGAATCCGAAGGGCCAAGCTCTCTGGACCCCTCCCAGGAGGGACCCACAGGGCTGAAGGAAGCTGCCTTGTACCCGCATCTCCCGCCAG AGGCTGACCCGCGGCTGATTGAGTCCCTCTCCCAGATGCTGTCCATGGGCTTCTCTGATGAAGGCGGCTGGCTCACCAGGCTCCTGCAGACCAAGAACTATGATATCGGGGCGGCTCTGGACACCATCCAGTATTCAAAGCATCCCCCGCCGTTGTGA